In Candidatus Defluviilinea proxima, a single genomic region encodes these proteins:
- a CDS encoding ROK family transcriptional regulator: MSTFFWLPAGYNVKSFNKHAALDLIRFSGVGLSRTELADKMGLTKAAVSLIVKELMDSKVVQETESRSAPSGRPPIVLEVNPHRGLVGAIDMGATHLSIAVAGFNGRIHEETNYPFNIKNGPEACLAQADENLRSMLTNLEMKVSDLLAVGVGVPGPVITDAGMVIAPPIMPGWDRFPIRTVLEKKWGCPVTLNNDAELGALGEWAYGAGRGEKNIAYIKVGSGVGAGIIINQQIYGGTTGAAGEIGHLTIDENGPLCNCGNHGCLEAFAGGYAIARQGQLLAKSGKRTLLSETPLDSITASEVAEAARRGDLHAQEILRRAGTAIGVAIAGLINLLNPGVVIIGGGVAQVGDIITAPIREAVRERAMHASEQSVRITTGMLGRRSLLIGATVQAINVAIHIAADNKNAGSKEKSFKNAKIKKSLERR; the protein is encoded by the coding sequence TTGAGCACTTTTTTTTGGCTCCCAGCAGGCTACAATGTCAAGAGCTTTAACAAACATGCGGCTCTTGACCTCATCCGTTTTTCGGGTGTCGGTTTATCACGTACCGAACTGGCGGACAAAATGGGCCTCACAAAAGCCGCGGTCAGCCTGATCGTAAAAGAACTTATGGACAGCAAAGTGGTACAAGAGACAGAAAGCCGGTCTGCCCCAAGCGGACGTCCGCCCATTGTGCTTGAGGTGAATCCCCATCGTGGTTTGGTTGGCGCAATTGATATGGGGGCGACACACTTGAGTATTGCCGTGGCAGGGTTTAACGGCCGCATACACGAGGAAACAAACTACCCATTCAACATCAAAAATGGACCTGAGGCCTGTCTGGCTCAAGCCGACGAAAATTTACGGAGTATGTTGACCAATCTAGAAATGAAGGTTTCAGATCTGTTGGCTGTAGGTGTTGGAGTGCCAGGACCTGTTATTACAGACGCAGGAATGGTTATTGCACCGCCGATCATGCCGGGTTGGGACCGCTTCCCCATTCGAACAGTATTAGAAAAAAAATGGGGCTGTCCGGTTACGTTGAACAACGATGCCGAATTGGGAGCGCTGGGCGAATGGGCATATGGAGCCGGTCGCGGCGAGAAAAATATCGCCTACATCAAAGTGGGAAGCGGTGTTGGAGCAGGTATCATCATTAATCAACAAATCTATGGAGGAACCACCGGCGCCGCAGGAGAAATTGGGCACCTTACCATCGATGAAAATGGACCTCTTTGCAACTGCGGCAACCACGGCTGTCTTGAAGCATTCGCTGGTGGTTATGCAATCGCCAGACAGGGACAACTACTGGCAAAGTCTGGGAAACGAACACTGCTATCTGAAACTCCTCTCGACTCGATAACCGCATCGGAAGTAGCCGAAGCGGCAAGACGTGGCGATCTTCATGCACAGGAAATATTACGGCGAGCCGGCACAGCTATCGGAGTTGCCATCGCTGGTTTGATCAATTTGCTCAACCCGGGCGTAGTGATCATCGGTGGCGGCGTAGCACAAGTCGGCGATATTATCACAGCCCCGATCCGCGAAGCAGTGCGGGAAAGGGCGATGCATGCATCCGAACAAAGTGTACGGATTACTACAGGTATGTTGGGGCGACGTTCTCTATTAATAGGTGCAACTGTGCAGGCCATCAACGTTGCCATTCATATTGCGGCCGATAACAAAAATGCTGGGTCGAAAGAAAAGTCCTTTAAAAATGCAAAAATAAAAAAATCCCTTGAAAGGAGGTGA
- the mutY gene encoding A/G-specific adenine glycosylase, with product MPSHTLQTRLLNWYNKNKRTLPWRDHPDAYAVWISEIMLQQTRVEAVIPYFEKWMRLFPTVRALAQASEQDVLNAWEGLGYYSRARNLHKAAKVVSNEYDDKLPQDVDELIQLPGIGRYTAGAIASLVYGKDEPALDGNLKRVYARLFDVTEPVDSPKGEKLLWDIARANLPKGKAGDFNQALMDLGSAVCIPKNPRCLLCPLMELCKARENGTQGLRPVKKAKKVVPQYVHAAAVIVKSGKVLLAQRPSDGLLGGMWEFPNGRVDGDPAKELTKALRAGYNLKVQRKEAMGFVQHAYTHFKVTVHAFRCELKSIPDKNMKWVSLKGLNEMPMGKVDRQIANMLTKKTT from the coding sequence ATGCCTTCACACACGCTTCAAACCAGACTGTTGAACTGGTACAACAAAAATAAGCGGACTCTACCCTGGAGAGATCACCCGGATGCCTATGCGGTGTGGATCTCCGAGATCATGCTTCAGCAAACGAGGGTAGAAGCGGTCATTCCTTATTTCGAAAAGTGGATGCGGTTATTTCCAACGGTTCGGGCTTTGGCGCAAGCTTCCGAACAGGATGTGCTCAACGCATGGGAAGGACTTGGCTATTACAGTCGTGCGCGCAATTTGCATAAAGCGGCGAAGGTTGTGTCGAATGAATATGACGACAAACTACCGCAGGATGTTGATGAGTTAATTCAGTTGCCCGGTATTGGGCGTTATACTGCTGGGGCGATCGCGTCACTTGTGTATGGAAAAGACGAACCTGCCCTCGATGGAAACCTCAAGCGTGTGTATGCGCGTTTGTTTGATGTTACAGAACCCGTTGATTCACCTAAAGGTGAAAAGCTGTTATGGGACATCGCAAGAGCAAATCTGCCCAAAGGCAAAGCTGGTGATTTCAACCAAGCCCTAATGGATCTGGGCTCGGCAGTCTGTATTCCAAAGAACCCACGTTGTCTGCTTTGCCCATTAATGGAGCTATGTAAAGCGCGAGAGAACGGAACGCAGGGACTTCGCCCCGTGAAGAAGGCGAAGAAAGTTGTGCCTCAGTACGTCCATGCAGCGGCGGTGATCGTGAAGAGCGGAAAAGTCTTGTTGGCACAACGTCCGTCAGATGGACTGCTCGGGGGGATGTGGGAGTTTCCGAATGGGCGAGTAGATGGCGACCCGGCTAAAGAATTGACCAAAGCTCTTCGGGCGGGATACAACCTCAAAGTCCAGAGGAAAGAGGCGATGGGGTTCGTCCAGCATGCGTACACACACTTCAAAGTGACTGTCCATGCGTTTCGGTGCGAGTTGAAATCCATTCCAGATAAAAATATGAAGTGGGTTTCGCTGAAGGGCTTGAATGAGATGCCGATGGGTAAGGTGGATCGGCAAATCGCGAATATGTTAACTAAGAAGACGACCTGA
- a CDS encoding extracellular solute-binding protein, which produces MKKKFNLLFTLLLISAFVLTACGGGQATEAPAATEAPAMTEAPVATEAPVVATEAPAMEPVTVSIWHSYHPDENEEKAFNQILDLYKAEHPNVTIDVLYVPFDQLANKWSTEVAAGGGPDMFTMPNDDLGNWIRGGLVAPVDELVAGQLDGFTQLGIDGVTYEGKMYAVPGIAKAVGLFYNKSLVETAPTTTDELLAQVKSGKILVARPWDYFNYGFFTGAFGGKLMDENGVCTADKGGFVEAFDYLKALKDAGAVFEPDEGKANAMFTDGTAAFITTGPWMTGAFSEKLGDNLGFVALPAGPAGPATPMTGIDGWYLNPNSTNQQAAIDFALFAFGPKGAQIYADVAKDPMARTDISASDPFVKTAAEIAAAGYPRPQSAEFGNWWGAFNDATTKVLEGKSDSTAAVAEACAAMNTANKK; this is translated from the coding sequence ATGAAAAAGAAGTTCAATCTGTTGTTTACCCTTTTGCTGATCTCAGCCTTTGTCTTGACCGCATGCGGCGGTGGTCAAGCTACCGAGGCCCCTGCGGCAACTGAAGCACCCGCTATGACTGAGGCTCCCGTCGCCACGGAAGCCCCCGTTGTCGCTACCGAAGCTCCAGCAATGGAACCTGTAACAGTCAGCATCTGGCACTCGTATCACCCAGACGAAAATGAAGAGAAAGCCTTCAATCAGATTCTTGATCTGTATAAGGCAGAACACCCCAATGTAACAATTGATGTTCTGTATGTTCCGTTCGATCAACTCGCTAACAAATGGTCAACCGAGGTTGCCGCTGGTGGTGGCCCAGATATGTTCACCATGCCTAACGACGATCTTGGCAACTGGATTCGCGGCGGTCTCGTCGCCCCAGTGGATGAACTCGTGGCTGGCCAGCTTGATGGTTTCACCCAGCTCGGCATTGACGGCGTGACCTATGAAGGCAAAATGTACGCTGTCCCTGGTATTGCCAAGGCTGTTGGTTTGTTCTACAACAAGAGCTTGGTTGAAACAGCTCCCACCACTACTGACGAATTGCTTGCCCAAGTTAAGAGCGGCAAGATCCTCGTTGCCCGTCCGTGGGATTACTTCAACTACGGTTTCTTCACCGGCGCATTTGGTGGCAAATTGATGGATGAAAACGGTGTCTGTACTGCAGATAAAGGCGGCTTTGTTGAGGCCTTTGATTACCTCAAGGCGCTTAAGGATGCTGGCGCTGTGTTCGAGCCTGACGAAGGTAAAGCCAACGCCATGTTCACCGATGGCACCGCGGCCTTCATCACAACTGGCCCGTGGATGACCGGTGCTTTCAGCGAAAAACTCGGTGACAACCTTGGCTTCGTTGCTCTGCCCGCTGGTCCCGCTGGCCCTGCAACACCCATGACCGGTATCGACGGTTGGTATCTCAACCCCAACAGCACCAATCAACAAGCTGCGATCGACTTCGCCCTCTTCGCATTTGGTCCTAAGGGCGCTCAGATCTATGCAGATGTTGCAAAAGATCCAATGGCTCGCACTGACATTTCCGCCAGCGATCCATTTGTGAAAACTGCCGCAGAAATTGCGGCCGCTGGATACCCCCGTCCTCAATCTGCTGAATTCGGCAATTGGTGGGGCGCATTCAATGATGCAACCACAAAGGTTCTTGAAGGCAAATCAGACTCGACTGCTGCTGTAGCAGAAGCCTGTGCCGCAATGAACACAGCAAACAAAAAGTAA
- the ugpC gene encoding sn-glycerol-3-phosphate ABC transporter ATP-binding protein UgpC codes for MASVTFKNVVKQFNDVIAVNNLNIEVADKEFLVLVGPSGCGKTTALRSLAGLEEISSGEILIGDRVVNDVAPKDRDIAMVFQSYALYPHLTVYDNMAFGLKLRKVPKDEIKRRVNEAADILGIQDLLDRKPRQLSGGQRQRVAVGRAIVREPKVFLFDEPLSNLDAKLRVAMRAEISKLHQRLQTTFIYVTHDQIEAMTMASRIAVINKGVLQQLDTPQNLYDHPNNLFVAGFIGSPAMNFFPGKLRKDGGKLVVDTGDFSVAIPPKYAKPYESHVGKDIIFGIRPENIHDVNFIPPNVDFEKVAVKVDVTELMGNEIFLYLVSGKNTFVARVDPRSKLRLGEQAQIALDMDAVHIFDAATEQAIR; via the coding sequence ATGGCAAGTGTAACATTTAAGAACGTAGTTAAGCAGTTTAATGATGTGATCGCTGTAAACAACCTCAACATTGAGGTTGCGGATAAGGAATTCCTTGTCCTCGTTGGACCGTCTGGTTGTGGAAAGACAACCGCCCTGCGCTCTCTCGCAGGATTGGAGGAAATCTCCAGCGGTGAAATTTTGATCGGTGACCGTGTTGTGAACGATGTGGCCCCGAAAGACCGCGACATCGCCATGGTCTTTCAGTCATATGCTTTGTATCCTCACCTCACGGTGTACGACAACATGGCGTTCGGCTTAAAACTCCGCAAGGTACCGAAGGACGAGATCAAGCGCCGCGTGAACGAGGCCGCTGACATTCTCGGTATTCAAGACCTTCTCGATCGCAAGCCCCGCCAACTCTCCGGTGGTCAACGCCAACGTGTTGCAGTGGGACGCGCCATCGTCCGTGAGCCGAAGGTGTTCCTCTTCGACGAACCCCTTTCAAACTTGGATGCAAAATTGCGTGTGGCAATGCGCGCCGAAATCAGCAAACTGCATCAGCGCCTGCAAACCACATTCATCTATGTGACCCACGATCAGATCGAAGCCATGACCATGGCAAGCCGTATCGCGGTCATCAACAAGGGTGTGTTACAACAGCTCGATACTCCCCAGAATTTGTATGACCACCCCAACAACCTCTTTGTTGCAGGCTTCATCGGCTCCCCCGCCATGAACTTCTTCCCTGGCAAGCTCCGCAAGGACGGCGGCAAATTGGTTGTGGACACTGGCGATTTCTCAGTTGCCATTCCGCCCAAGTATGCTAAGCCTTATGAGTCACATGTCGGCAAGGATATTATCTTTGGCATTCGCCCAGAGAATATCCATGATGTCAACTTCATCCCACCCAACGTCGACTTCGAAAAAGTTGCCGTAAAAGTGGATGTGACCGAGTTGATGGGTAACGAAATCTTCCTCTACCTCGTTAGCGGAAAGAACACTTTCGTCGCCCGCGTCGATCCCCGCTCAAAACTGCGCCTCGGCGAACAGGCCCAAATCGCTCTCGATATGGATGCTGTTCACATCTTCGATGCCGCAACCGAACAAGCGATTCGCTAG
- a CDS encoding MBL fold metallo-hydrolase codes for MEITWYGHSCFRLTERSYATVVTDPYDNKAVGYDALKLKADITTISHDAPGHSNADSVKGTSHVIDGAGEFEIGGVFITGVATDGGAGGKKKGKDASSRNTVYVFDYDGITVAHLGDLKQVPTQSEIESLGTINVALVPVGGGNGLNAAKAAEVISLIEPNIVIPMHYETPDSKISLESLNKFIKEMGLSKPEAQPSLKVTRSSLPSETHVVVLEYQKS; via the coding sequence ATGGAAATTACCTGGTATGGACATTCATGCTTTCGTCTCACTGAGCGCAGTTATGCGACAGTGGTGACGGACCCTTACGATAACAAGGCCGTTGGTTATGATGCACTTAAACTTAAAGCTGACATTACAACGATCAGTCACGATGCACCCGGTCACAGCAACGCGGATTCGGTCAAAGGTACATCTCACGTGATCGACGGCGCGGGTGAATTTGAGATCGGCGGTGTATTCATCACTGGCGTTGCCACCGATGGTGGTGCGGGCGGAAAGAAGAAAGGCAAAGACGCATCCTCACGCAACACCGTGTATGTGTTCGATTATGACGGCATCACTGTTGCGCATCTCGGTGACCTTAAACAGGTCCCAACCCAATCTGAGATCGAATCGCTGGGCACGATCAACGTGGCACTTGTCCCGGTGGGCGGTGGTAACGGATTGAATGCCGCAAAAGCCGCGGAAGTCATCAGCCTGATCGAGCCGAACATTGTCATCCCCATGCACTATGAAACGCCTGATTCGAAGATATCTCTCGAATCGCTCAACAAGTTCATCAAAGAAATGGGACTTTCCAAACCAGAGGCTCAACCGTCCCTTAAAGTGACGCGAAGCAGTTTGCCAAGCGAGACTCATGTGGTTGTATTGGAATACCAAAAGAGTTAA
- a CDS encoding ABC transporter permease subunit — MHNQTPSFIQKIGRKFSGNSGAGRKLTFLQQLGLQLFLGTIAFTVLYPMLWVFSLSINPSDDIRPKELILIPEGASFDTYREVIKQPTPNPVSFGRLAFNSFRLSFTTAFASVIIGVFAAYAFSRLRFAGRQVFMISVLTVLMLPAIATLPALFVLLNKVVFGAGKTLFNLRNSLWGVGVAVLSGLLPLAIWNLKGYLDTIPKELEEAALIDGCTPNQAFFRVTLPLAVPALAVTGFLGFMSTWSEFVISWQFLTKPQDFTLTMALYGMVGQFAGQTPWSKFAAFAILVALPVSVIYLYLQKYIVGGLALGGVKG; from the coding sequence ATGCATAATCAAACCCCATCTTTCATTCAGAAAATTGGCCGTAAATTTAGCGGAAATTCAGGCGCTGGTCGCAAACTCACCTTCTTGCAACAACTTGGCTTGCAACTCTTCCTCGGCACGATTGCTTTCACTGTCCTTTATCCCATGCTGTGGGTGTTCAGCCTCTCCATCAACCCATCAGATGACATTCGCCCCAAGGAACTTATCCTCATTCCAGAAGGCGCATCCTTTGACACCTATCGCGAAGTGATAAAACAGCCAACCCCAAACCCAGTTTCGTTTGGACGATTGGCATTCAATAGCTTCAGGTTGTCCTTCACCACCGCATTCGCATCTGTGATTATTGGTGTATTTGCGGCATACGCTTTTTCGCGTTTGCGATTTGCAGGGCGTCAGGTTTTTATGATCTCGGTGCTCACGGTTCTCATGTTGCCTGCCATTGCAACCCTGCCAGCTTTGTTCGTATTGCTTAACAAAGTTGTCTTCGGCGCTGGGAAGACCTTATTCAACCTTCGCAATTCACTTTGGGGTGTTGGCGTTGCCGTGCTTTCAGGTTTGCTTCCGCTTGCCATCTGGAATCTCAAAGGATACCTCGATACCATCCCCAAGGAACTTGAAGAAGCCGCCCTCATTGACGGATGCACTCCCAATCAGGCATTTTTCCGCGTTACGCTTCCTCTTGCTGTACCAGCCCTCGCGGTAACAGGTTTCCTCGGTTTCATGAGCACGTGGTCTGAGTTTGTCATCTCGTGGCAATTTCTCACTAAGCCTCAAGACTTTACACTTACGATGGCACTCTATGGCATGGTCGGGCAGTTCGCAGGGCAAACGCCTTGGTCAAAATTTGCCGCCTTCGCCATTCTCGTCGCGCTACCCGTTTCGGTGATATATCTATATCTACAAAAATATATCGTTGGTGGGCTTGCCCTTGGTGGCGTAAAAGGCTAA
- a CDS encoding DMT family transporter: MQRSKTVSYLEAVFAVIVWGASFIATKVVLQDISPTTTVWLRFTMGIVILGIAVLMRGQFALPDKKEWGYFALLGFLGITFHQWLQSNGLQTSEAGTTAWIVSTTPVFMALLGWIVLKEGLSWLKTTGILLAFSGVLLVVSKGDLSSISIGKFGAPGDFLIMISAVNWAVFSVLSRRGLKSHPASLMMFYVMILGWAFTSVLFFTGDGLGEFSKLTFHGWLGVTFLGVFCSGLAYIAWYDALQTLPAAQTGVFLYIEPLVAVVVAFFVLGEKTSVESLVGGVFILFGVWLVNR; the protein is encoded by the coding sequence ATGCAAAGATCAAAAACGGTCTCTTATCTTGAGGCTGTATTCGCAGTAATTGTATGGGGTGCGTCATTTATCGCCACCAAGGTTGTCTTGCAGGATATTTCGCCAACTACCACCGTATGGTTAAGGTTCACGATGGGCATTGTTATTCTTGGTATCGCTGTTCTGATGCGCGGGCAATTTGCCCTGCCAGACAAAAAAGAATGGGGATATTTTGCCCTGCTGGGTTTTCTAGGTATTACGTTTCATCAATGGCTTCAATCGAATGGACTTCAAACTTCTGAGGCTGGAACGACCGCCTGGATTGTTTCCACAACCCCGGTCTTCATGGCTTTGCTGGGATGGATCGTTCTTAAAGAAGGGTTGAGCTGGCTCAAAACAACCGGCATTCTCCTCGCTTTTAGTGGGGTCCTGCTCGTTGTTTCCAAAGGAGATCTTTCTTCGATTTCCATAGGTAAGTTCGGGGCACCCGGTGATTTTCTGATCATGATCAGCGCGGTAAATTGGGCTGTGTTTTCCGTCCTATCGCGCAGAGGCTTGAAGTCCCATCCTGCGAGTTTGATGATGTTCTATGTGATGATATTGGGATGGGCGTTTACATCCGTTTTATTTTTTACAGGAGACGGCTTGGGTGAATTTTCAAAGTTGACTTTCCACGGCTGGCTTGGAGTTACATTCTTGGGAGTGTTCTGTTCCGGGCTGGCATATATTGCCTGGTACGATGCGCTACAAACTTTACCTGCGGCACAGACCGGAGTGTTCTTATATATCGAACCGTTGGTTGCTGTGGTTGTAGCCTTTTTTGTTTTGGGCGAGAAAACTTCAGTTGAGTCCCTTGTAGGCGGCGTGTTTATCCTATTTGGGGTGTGGCTGGTTAACCGGTAA
- a CDS encoding sugar ABC transporter permease produces the protein MYTMSEKTTGVFDTAAGENPTIKKITPFLYILPAFLVMGIITFYPMGYQVWMSFTDYGIKNIRVDAPLPNFVGFKNYIDILTTNLGLSSFSFWRTLAFNLWWTFSNVIFHVAFGIIIAVALNTEGLWFKRFYRMVYIIPIIIPQIIIANIFRNFFDPDYGAFNQGLQLMGSLFHLPPEMFHIRWLDQLDYPFQNIPLTLSYFALLITNVWLGWPFMTIIATGALQSIPKELFEAAEIDGATGWQRFWSITLPLLRPAMVPAAVYGIVVTFNLFNLIFFLSAGGPLRQTEILLTVAFRLVNEQRAYGVAAAFSIYVFLILLGLTLLTNYITKATESYDA, from the coding sequence ATGTACACCATGTCAGAAAAAACAACAGGTGTTTTCGATACGGCAGCGGGGGAAAACCCGACCATAAAAAAGATCACACCATTTCTATATATACTGCCCGCATTTCTCGTCATGGGTATAATTACTTTTTACCCCATGGGATATCAGGTCTGGATGTCGTTTACAGACTATGGCATTAAGAATATCCGTGTTGATGCGCCTTTACCCAACTTTGTAGGTTTCAAAAACTATATCGACATCCTCACTACAAATCTGGGACTCTCCAGCTTTAGCTTCTGGCGTACATTAGCATTTAATCTTTGGTGGACATTTTCAAACGTTATCTTTCATGTCGCCTTTGGAATTATTATCGCCGTAGCCCTCAACACAGAAGGTTTGTGGTTCAAACGCTTCTACCGCATGGTATACATTATCCCGATCATTATTCCACAGATCATTATTGCAAACATCTTTCGCAATTTCTTTGACCCAGATTACGGAGCATTTAATCAGGGATTGCAATTGATGGGCTCATTATTTCACCTTCCCCCTGAAATGTTCCACATCCGCTGGCTTGACCAATTGGATTACCCATTCCAGAACATACCGCTCACGCTTTCGTATTTTGCGTTATTGATCACCAATGTCTGGTTGGGTTGGCCTTTCATGACTATTATCGCCACTGGCGCCTTGCAGAGTATTCCCAAGGAACTCTTTGAAGCCGCCGAAATTGACGGGGCAACAGGCTGGCAAAGATTCTGGAGCATTACCCTCCCCCTCCTCCGCCCAGCGATGGTTCCTGCGGCGGTATACGGTATCGTAGTCACATTCAATCTATTCAACCTTATCTTCTTCCTATCGGCGGGCGGACCCTTGCGACAAACCGAAATTTTGCTCACTGTTGCATTCCGCCTTGTCAACGAGCAACGAGCCTACGGCGTTGCGGCTGCATTTTCGATCTATGTGTTCCTCATCCTGCTTGGACTTACCCTTTTGACCAACTACATTACCAAAGCTACGGAGAGTTACGATGCATAA